From the Strix uralensis isolate ZFMK-TIS-50842 chromosome 33, bStrUra1, whole genome shotgun sequence genome, one window contains:
- the LOC141936562 gene encoding keratin, type II cytoskeletal cochleal-like — translation MSRQSVCRSFGGGSRRGYSSCSAIGGGFGGGGGRSRSSYSSFSVSRGFGGGGRCGGFTSRSLHNMGGSGRISMGGCYGGGGRMGGFGGGYGGGMGSFGGGMGSYGGGMGSYGGGMGSYGGGMGGGGMGGFGGGMGGGGMGGGGMGGFGGPGFGMPGFGGPGRGGPGIQPVQVDSTLLQPVHVEIDPQIQQVKNQEKEQIKTLNNQFASFIDKVRFLEQQNKVLSTKWELLQQQGPSGPRKNLDTIFENYIQNLRRQLDSILAQRGQLESELQSMQQYVEDYKTKYEEEINRRTTAENEFVVLKKDVDCAYMTKVELEAKVGALTDEINFLRCIYEEELAQMQTISRDLSVVVSMDNNRHLDLDSIIEEVRRQYEQIAQSSRAEAEAWYQSQYEQLQSTAGRHGDSLRNTKIEIQELTRNIQRLRAEIENVKKQNQQLQAAIAEAEERGEMALKDARIKLEELESALQKDKEELARLLKEYQELLNIKIALDVEIAMYRKLLEGEENRLCNDGMSNVNVSVVGRSTISGGRGGMGGGFGGGSGMGGGFGGGSGMGGGFGGGSGMGGGMGGGVCGVGGSFGGGSMGGSCGMGGGMYSGGFSSGSGRMCGSGGGNFSSGGGSSSVRRCVTTTSVKSSGVRF, via the exons ATGTCTCGTCAGTCTGTCTGCAGAAGCTTTGGAGGCGGCAGCAGAAGGGGCTACAGCTCTTGCTCTGCCATCGGTGGTGGCTTTGGAGGAGGTGGCGGCAGAAGCAGGAGCAGCTACAGCTCGTTCTCTGTGTCCAGGGGATTTGGAGGTGGTGGACGTTGTGGAGGGTTTACCAGCAGGAGCCTCCATAACATGGGTGGCAGTGGAAGGATTTCCATGGGTGGATGCTACGGTGGTGGAGGCAGAATGGGCGGCTTTGGTGGAGGCTACGGAGGAGGAATGGGCAGCTTTGGTGGAGGGATGGGTAGTTATGGTGGAGGAATGGGTAGTTATGGTGGAGGGATGGGTAGTTATGGTGGAGGAATGGGTGGTGGAGGAATGGGTGGCTTTGGTGGAGGAATGGGTGGTGGAGGAATGGGCGGTGGAGGAATGGGCGGCTTTGGTGGACCAGGCTTTGGCATGCCAGGCTTTGGTGGCCCTGGTAGAGGTGGCCCTGGAATCCAGCCAGTGCAGGTTGACTCAACCCTCCTACAGCCAGTCCATGTTGAGATTGATCCTCAGATCCAGCAAGTCAAAAACCAGGAGAAGGAACAGATCAAGACTCTTAACAATCAATTTGCCTCTTTTATTGACAAG GTCCGCTTCCTGGAGCAACAGAACAAGGTCCTCTCCACCAAGTGGGAGCTCCTCCAACAGCAAGGGCCTTCGGGGCCAAGGAAGAACCTTGATACCATCTTTGAAAACTACATCCAGAACCTGAGGAGGCAGCTGGACTCAATCTTGGCACAGAGGGGACAGCTGGAGTCAGAGCTGCAGAGCATGCAGCAATACGTCGAGGATTACAAAACCAA GTATGAGGAAGAGATCAACAGACGCACGACTGCTGAGAACGAGTTTGTGGTGCTCAAGAAG GATGTGGACTGTGCCTACATGACCAAAGTAGAGCTGGAAGCCAAGGTGGGAGCTCTGACCGATGAAATCAACTTCCTGAGGTGCATCTACGAGGAG GAACTGGCTCAGATGCAGACAATCAGCCGGGACCTGTCCGTGGTGGTGTCCATGGACAACAACCGGCACCTGGATCTGGACAGCATCATCGAGGAGGTCAGGCGTCAGTACGAGCAGATtgctcagagcagcagagctgaagctgAGGCTTGGTACCAGAGCCAG TACGaacagctgcagagcactgctggAAGGCATGGGGACAGCCTACGCAACACCAAGATAGAGATCCAAGAGTTGACCAGGAACATTCAGAGGCTGCGAGCTGAGATTGAGAACGTGAAGAAGCAG aaccaGCAACTTCAGGCAGCTATTGCTGAGGCTGAGGAGCGGGGTGAGATGGCCCTCAAGGATGCCAGGATAAAGCTGGAAGAGCTGGAAAGTGCCCTGCAGAAAGACAAGGAGGAGCTGGCTCGCTTGCTGAAGGAGTACCAGGAGCTGCTGAACATCAAGATTGCTCTGGATGTTGAGATTGCCATGTACAGGaagctgctggagggagaggagaacag GCTGTGCAATGATGGCATGTCCAACGTCAACGTCT CTGTGGTAGGCAGGAGCACCATctctggaggcagaggaggcatGGGAGGAGGCTTCGGAGGCGGCAGCGGCATGGGAGGAGGCTTTGGAGGCGGCAGCGGCATGGGAGGAGGCTTCGGAGGCGGCAGCGGCATGGGAGGAGGAATGGGAGGAGGCGTATGTGGAGTAGGAGGCAGCTTTGGAGGAGGAAGCATGGGCGGCAGCTGTGGAATGGGAGGAGGAATGTACAGCGGCGGCTTCTCTTCTGGAAGTGGAAGGATGTGCGGCTCTGGCGGTGGCAACTTCAGCTCCGGTGGGGGATCGTCCTCTGTACGGAGATGTGTCACGACCACCTCCGTCAAATCTTCAGGCGTGAGAttctga
- the LOC141936529 gene encoding keratin, type II cytoskeletal 4-like isoform X2 — MSRQSCGLGKGFSSSSACVGGRNKVMFSAISHVGCRGPGNAGGFSSRSLHCLGGSKSTSLGGFGGGGGVCRGFGAGGQGGFGYGYGAGAGFGGGYGGGAGGIFGGGLCGGFGGFGGGMGGQGFPPCPPGGIREVTINQSLLAPLNLEIDPEIQKVRTQEREEMKKLNNRFASFIDKVRFLEQQNQVLETKWKLLQEQGGTGVGRRNLDPVFEAYISRLRTQLDGLSSEKHQLNSELKSFQDMVEDFKTKYEEEINKRTAAENEFVLLKKDVDAAYMTKVDLQAKLDSLADEINFLKYLYDVELSEMQKTVSDTSVVLSMDNNRNLDLDSIIAEVKARYEEIANRSRVEAESWYQCKYEELQATAGKHGDSLKDTKTEISEQNRMIQRLRAEIESVKKQCETLQSSITDAEERGELALKDARAKLTDLESALQKAKADLARQLREYQELMNVKLALDVEIATYRTLLEGEECRMSGECQSTVSISVVGGSSSSVGGGYGGGLCLGGGLGGLGFGAGSGRGSAGFCYSLGGGGCGSGGGFGCNSVVVGSGTVLKKTTTSMSASRRV, encoded by the exons GTACCTCTCTGGGAGGATTCggtggaggtggtggtgtctGCAGAGGTTTTGGGGCTGGTGGCCAAGGAGGCTTTGGCTACGGCTACGGTGCTGGGGCAGGATTTGGTGGCGGCTatggtggtggggctggtggcaTCTTCGGTGGAGGCCTCTGTGGTGGATTTGGTGGCTTTGGTGGTGGGATGGGAGGTCAGGGCTTTCCCCCTTGCCCACCGGGCGGCATCAGGGAAGTGACCATCAACCAGAGCCTGCTGGCCCCGCTCAACCTGGAAATCGACCCCGAGATCCAGAAGGTGCGAACACAAGAGCGGGAGGAGATGAAGAAGCTCAACAACAGATTTGCTTCTTTCATTGACAAG GTCCGGTTCCTAGAGCAGCAGAACCAAGTCCTGGAGACAAAGTGGAAACTCCTGCAGGAACAGGGTGGCACAGGGGTGGGTCGCAGGAACCTCGACCCCGTTTTTGAAGCCTACATCAGCAGGCTGAGGACGCAGCTGGACGGCCTCTCGAGCGAGAAGCATCAGCTGAATTCAGAGCTGAAGAGCTTCCAAGATATGGTGGAAGACTTCAAGACCAA GTACGAAgaggaaataaacaaaaggacAGCTGCGGAGAATGAGTTTGTGCTCCTAAAAAAG GACGTGGATGCAGCTTATATGACCAAGGTGGATCTTCAGGCAAAATTAGATTCTCTGGCAGATGAGATAAACTTCCTGAAGTATCTTTATGATGTG GAGCTGTCTGAGATGCAGAAGACCGTTTCCGACACCTCTGTGGTTCTCTCCATGGACAATAACCGAAACCTGGACCTGGACAGCATCATCGCAGAGGTCAAAGCCCGCTACGAGGAGATCGCCAACAGGAGCCGAGTGGAGGCTGAGTCTTGGTACCAGTGCAAG TATGAAGAGCTGCAGGCTACTGCAGGCAAACATGGGGACAGCCTTAAGGACACAAAGACTGAGATCTCTGAGCAAAACCGCATGATCCAGAGGCTACGGGCTGAGATTGAGAGCGTGAAGAAACAG TGTGAAACGCTGCAGAGCTCGATTACGGATGCTGAGGAGCGCGGGGAGCTGGCCCTCAAGGATGCCAGGGCCAAACTGACTGACCTGGAGTCAGCCCTACAGAAAGCCAAGGCTGACCTGGCCCGGCAGCTCCGCGAGTACCAGGAGCTGATGAACGTCAAGCTGGCCCTGGACGTTGAGATTGCGACCTACAGGACGCTCCTGGAAGGAGAGGAGTGCAG GATGTCTGGAGAGTGTCAGAGCACCGTGAGCATCT CTGtggtgggaggcagcagcagctctgtgggaggTGGATATGGCGGCGGACTGTGCCTTGGAGGAGGACTCGGAGGACTCGGATTCGGTGCTGGAAGTGGGAGAGGCAGTGCTGGCTTCTGCTACAGCCTAGGAGGGGGTGGATGTGGCTCCGGGGGAGGATTCG GGTGTAACTCAGTGGTGGTGGGGTCTGGCACCGTCCTGAAGAAGACCACCACCTCTATGTCTGCCAGCCGGAGGGTCTAG
- the LOC141936529 gene encoding keratin, type II cytoskeletal 4-like isoform X1 translates to MSRQSCGLGKGFSSSSACVGGRNKVMFSAISHVGCRGPGNAGGFSSRSLHCLGGSKSTSLGGFGGGGGVCRGFGAGGQGGFGYGYGAGAGFGGGYGGGAGGIFGGGLCGGFGGFGGGMGGQGFPPCPPGGIREVTINQSLLAPLNLEIDPEIQKVRTQEREEMKKLNNRFASFIDKVRFLEQQNQVLETKWKLLQEQGGTGVGRRNLDPVFEAYISRLRTQLDGLSSEKHQLNSELKSFQDMVEDFKTKYEEEINKRTAAENEFVLLKKDVDAAYMTKVDLQAKLDSLADEINFLKYLYDVELSEMQKTVSDTSVVLSMDNNRNLDLDSIIAEVKARYEEIANRSRVEAESWYQCKYEELQATAGKHGDSLKDTKTEISEQNRMIQRLRAEIESVKKQCETLQSSITDAEERGELALKDARAKLTDLESALQKAKADLARQLREYQELMNVKLALDVEIATYRTLLEGEECRMSGECQSTVSISVVGGSSSSVGGGYGGGLCLGGGLGGLGFGAGSGRGSAGFCYSLGGGGCGSGGGFGAGGGFGSGGAGLCSTGGGCNSVVVGSGTVLKKTTTSMSASRRV, encoded by the exons GTACCTCTCTGGGAGGATTCggtggaggtggtggtgtctGCAGAGGTTTTGGGGCTGGTGGCCAAGGAGGCTTTGGCTACGGCTACGGTGCTGGGGCAGGATTTGGTGGCGGCTatggtggtggggctggtggcaTCTTCGGTGGAGGCCTCTGTGGTGGATTTGGTGGCTTTGGTGGTGGGATGGGAGGTCAGGGCTTTCCCCCTTGCCCACCGGGCGGCATCAGGGAAGTGACCATCAACCAGAGCCTGCTGGCCCCGCTCAACCTGGAAATCGACCCCGAGATCCAGAAGGTGCGAACACAAGAGCGGGAGGAGATGAAGAAGCTCAACAACAGATTTGCTTCTTTCATTGACAAG GTCCGGTTCCTAGAGCAGCAGAACCAAGTCCTGGAGACAAAGTGGAAACTCCTGCAGGAACAGGGTGGCACAGGGGTGGGTCGCAGGAACCTCGACCCCGTTTTTGAAGCCTACATCAGCAGGCTGAGGACGCAGCTGGACGGCCTCTCGAGCGAGAAGCATCAGCTGAATTCAGAGCTGAAGAGCTTCCAAGATATGGTGGAAGACTTCAAGACCAA GTACGAAgaggaaataaacaaaaggacAGCTGCGGAGAATGAGTTTGTGCTCCTAAAAAAG GACGTGGATGCAGCTTATATGACCAAGGTGGATCTTCAGGCAAAATTAGATTCTCTGGCAGATGAGATAAACTTCCTGAAGTATCTTTATGATGTG GAGCTGTCTGAGATGCAGAAGACCGTTTCCGACACCTCTGTGGTTCTCTCCATGGACAATAACCGAAACCTGGACCTGGACAGCATCATCGCAGAGGTCAAAGCCCGCTACGAGGAGATCGCCAACAGGAGCCGAGTGGAGGCTGAGTCTTGGTACCAGTGCAAG TATGAAGAGCTGCAGGCTACTGCAGGCAAACATGGGGACAGCCTTAAGGACACAAAGACTGAGATCTCTGAGCAAAACCGCATGATCCAGAGGCTACGGGCTGAGATTGAGAGCGTGAAGAAACAG TGTGAAACGCTGCAGAGCTCGATTACGGATGCTGAGGAGCGCGGGGAGCTGGCCCTCAAGGATGCCAGGGCCAAACTGACTGACCTGGAGTCAGCCCTACAGAAAGCCAAGGCTGACCTGGCCCGGCAGCTCCGCGAGTACCAGGAGCTGATGAACGTCAAGCTGGCCCTGGACGTTGAGATTGCGACCTACAGGACGCTCCTGGAAGGAGAGGAGTGCAG GATGTCTGGAGAGTGTCAGAGCACCGTGAGCATCT CTGtggtgggaggcagcagcagctctgtgggaggTGGATATGGCGGCGGACTGTGCCTTGGAGGAGGACTCGGAGGACTCGGATTCGGTGCTGGAAGTGGGAGAGGCAGTGCTGGCTTCTGCTACAGCCTAGGAGGGGGTGGATGTGGCTCCGGGGGAGGATTCGGTGCAGGGGGAGGATTCGGCTCTGGAGGGGCAGGGTTGTGCTCTACGGGTGGAGGGTGTAACTCAGTGGTGGTGGGGTCTGGCACCGTCCTGAAGAAGACCACCACCTCTATGTCTGCCAGCCGGAGGGTCTAG